A stretch of Caenorhabditis elegans chromosome IV DNA encodes these proteins:
- the F07C6.4 gene encoding FERM domain-containing protein (Confirmed by transcript evidence): MDDPNRIVSASRRPKALIRLLDSQQIEVVLHSRLSVEDVLRLVAEKVDLSFPDSQYFCLGFSDNLNNFHWLDGSVILYDLVASTSNPKGTLTLSHHVRFFVDTIYEVQCASTAKLFFFDIHNQLARHELLVTSEDYFELVAILVSVFVPDCQEHTTAEAISRIMPMSHPPYILLKTDQSEVERRVFEKFRYYRRLPVGTGMISFIKLAEKSESYGYRMYEALNENNDKCILSIGYKGIYIYRRSRHQNLITPYLAYPWRVIDNLYYRDKKFSIEIREPKKNESSENVSDDVILINDRQLSEAFSHPTTQVSCGRRRSNNQQPRVLLFPFTCQTPLVCRTVWMSAIAQHRFFLERKELKKKGHHHSRNAVVDHQELTEKLNRLTSTSSLGSSLPSLSSLHSNSSIGTMPSAKIGDGSTSSLPMSSAKPMSTQTSEPQLPDVPEPNESLHNKTIDEFQKDQEKCDRLKARKAELEMRLRQKMQELKDVCVEEGDITGEMPVEINDVVLPGDDFPRLKRRVGTAYSIPDELIKADKADKMSQLETDVELHRRIVAAASRLATDKNTNKSVRKKRQKDLQAARLRLNRLEQGLQQMRHSASKPDISSLTSDSSNSWTASNSSGPMLTMAMTKSCPTTPRGSVPDLRNGLDDEKDEFDENVEDRVSRRAPSYENVGYRSTSYRSSYRQAHYPTIQDEHTQRKRAQSAHSISTDNGATGRTSTYSVPLNDAAQKFREYDYDDEEDSTPTMDLPSHLINVRRLTSSISCQAGFATASLDRRYSKLNGGRLSSGGGGSDDVVRQNVTTRITTFPVATSAATVILSGKPYSASELPRFQPPPPVARVTHMPRGSLPPYSSATMGAQSPAPPPNGKLPTNPQMEALLSYYKQQQQQQHQQQSRSAPSQQPKTATIV; encoded by the exons ATGGACGACCCAAACAGGATAGTTTCCGCCTCGCGTAGGCCCAAAGCATTGATACGGTTGCTCGATTCACAACAAATTGAA GTGGTTCTTCATTCCCGACTCTCAGTGGAGGATGTTCTTCGCTTGGTCGCCGAAAAAGTCGACCTTTCGTTTCCGGATTCGCAGTATTTTTGTTTaggattttcagataattt aaacaattttcactGGCTCGACGGCTCGGTAATTCTCTACGACCTGGTCGCGTCGACTTCAAATCCAAAAGGCACATTGACCTTGTCGCATCATGTCAG ATTCTTTGTGGACACGATTTACGAGGTTCAGTGCGCATCGACCGCCAAACTTTTCTTCTTCGACATTCATAATCAGCTAGCGAGa CACGAATTACTAGTGACCAGCGAAGACTACTTTGAACTGGTTGCAATTCTTGTATCCGTCTTCGTCCCCGATTGTCA AGAACACACAACGGCCGAAGCGATTTCTCGAATAATGCCAATGTCCCATCCACCGTATATTCTACTGAAAACCGATCAGAGTGAAGTGGAACGGAgagtttttgagaagtttcgaTATTACAGACGACTGCCTGTAGGTACTGGAATGATAAG tttcataaAGCTCGCCGAAAAGAGTGAATCGTATGGTTATCGAATGTATGAAGCTCTGAACGAAAACAATGATAAATGTATTCTATCAATTGGATATAAAGGAATTTACATTTATCGAAGAAGTCGACATCAGAATTTGATCACACCGTACCTCGCGTATCCGTGGAGAGTTATCGACAATTTGTATTATCGGGATAAGAAATTTTCCATCGAAATTCGGGAAccgaaaaa GAACGAAAGTAGCGAGAACGTGTCAGATGATGTGATCCTGATCAATGACCGGCAGCTGTCAGAAGCATTCAGCCACCCGACTACCCA AGTTTCCTGTGGTCGTCGCCGTTCAAACAATCAACAGCCGCGAGTTCTTCTATTCCCATTCACATGCCAAACTCCTCTCGTGTGCCGAACAGTTTGGATGTCAGCAATCGCCCAACATCGTTTCTTTTTGGAACGAAAGGAACTGAAAAAG AAAGGACATCATCATTCGCGAAACGCTGTCGTCGATCATCAGGAGCTCACCGAGAAGCTCAATCGACTTACCAGTACCAGCTCGTTGGGATCCAGTCTGCCTTCATTGag ctctctTCACTCGAACTCGTCGATCGGCACAATGCCGTCGGCGAAAATTGGCGACGGAAGTACATCAAGCCTTCCAATGTCATCAGCCAAGCCAATGTCAACACAAACATCGGAACCACAGTTACCAGATGTACCCGAACCGAATGAATCGCTTCACA ataaaacaaTCGACGAGTTCCAGAAGGATCAAGAGAAATGTGATCGATTGAAAGCTCGAAAAGCTGAACTCGAAATGAGGCttcgacaaaaaatgcaagaacTCAAGGATGTATGTGTCGAAGAGGGAGATATAACCGGAGAGATGCCTGTCGAAATTAACGACGTTGTGCTCCCCGGCGATGATTTTCCACGATTAAAGCGGCGAGTCGGGACAGCTTATTCGATTCCAGATGAATTGATTAAAGCTGATAAg gCTGATAAAATGAGCCAATTGGAAACTGACGTGGAGCTTCATCGACGGATTGTGGCGGCGGCTTCAAGGCTGGCAACTGATAAGAACACGAATAAATCAGTGAGAAAGAAGCGGCAGAAGGATCTTCAAGCAGCACGGCTCCGGCTCAATCGGCTCGAGCAGGGACTTCAACAAATGAGACATTCGGCGAGTAAACCGGATATTAGTAGCCTTACAAGTGATAGTAGCA actccTGGACAGCATCCAACTCGAGTGGACCGATGCTCACGATGGCGATGACGAAGAGCTGCCCTACGACGCCACGTGGATCGGTGCCAGATTTGAGAAATGGCTTGGACGATGAGAAAGacgaatttgatgaaaatgttgaagatCGTGTGTCCAGGAGGGCTCCGAG ctacGAAAACGTCGGCTACCGTTCCACATCGTATCGAAGCAGTTACCGGCAGGCACACTATCCTACAATTCAG GACGAGCATACCCAACGAAAACGTGCTCAATCTGCACATTCTATAAGTACAGATAATGGAGCAACAGGAAGAACATCCACATATTCTGTCCCACTAAATGATGctgctcaaaaattccgagaatatgattatgatgatgaagaagattcTACACCGACAATGGATCTTCCTAGTCATCTTATCAATGTTCGACGTCTAACATCCTCAATTTCATGTCAAGCTGGATTTGCCACTGCAAGCTTGGATCGTCGATATTCGAAACTTAATGGAGGAAGATTATCATCAGGTGGTGGTGGATCGGATGATGTTGTTCGACAGAATGTTACTACTAGAATCACAACATTCCCTGTCGCTACGTCAGCGGCTACCGTAATCTTATCCGG aAAACCTTACTCTGCATCAGAACTTCCTCGATTTCAACCACCTCCTCCAGTTGCCCGTGTCACACATATGCCACGTGGATCCCTGCCACCGTACTCCTCCGCGACAATGGGAGCACAATCACCGGCTCCTCCGCCaaacggaaaattgccgaCAAATCCGCAAATGGAGGCACTTTTATCATATTATAAGcagcaacagcaacaacaacatcaGCAGCAATCACGGTCAGCGCCATCTCAACAGCCCAAGACGGCGACAATTGTCTAG
- the F07C6.4 gene encoding FERM domain-containing protein (Confirmed by transcript evidence): MDDPNRIVSASRRPKALIRLLDSQQIEVVLHSRLSVEDVLRLVAEKVDLSFPDSQYFCLGFSDNLNNFHWLDGSVILYDLVASTSNPKGTLTLSHHVRFFVDTIYEVQCASTAKLFFFDIHNQLARHELLVTSEDYFELVAILVSVFVPDCQEHTTAEAISRIMPMSHPPYILLKTDQSEVERRVFEKFRYYRRLPVGTGMISFIKLAEKSESYGYRMYEALNENNDKCILSIGYKGIYIYRRSRHQNLITPYLAYPWRVIDNLYYRDKKFSIEIREPKKNESSENVSDDVILINDRQLSEAFSHPTTQVSCGRRRSNNQQPRVLLFPFTCQTPLVCRTVWMSAIAQHRFFLERKELKKKGHHHSRNAVVDHQELTEKLNRLTSTSSLGSSLPSLSSLHSNSSIGTMPSAKIGDGSTSSLPMSSAKPMSTQTSEPQLPDVPEPNESLHNKTIDEFQKDQEKCDRLKARKAELEMRLRQKMQELKDVCVEEGDITGEMPVEINDVVLPGDDFPRLKRRVGTAYSIPDELIKADKADKMSQLETDVELHRRIVAAASRLATDKNTNKSVRKKRQKDLQAARLRLNRLEQGLQQMRHSASKPDISSLTSDSSNSWTASNSSGPMLTMAMTKSCPTTPRGSVPDLRNGLDDEKDEFDENVEDRVSRRAPSAISRHSLSQRYSGVSSSSTSSGSDSMGLGLPPRPTSRKSQQQQTTPFDDQLDNPMICEIPPPPSSAAAHPLLVTNLLSRGKTTGCRVLTEYYPVLKRIRTNY, encoded by the exons ATGGACGACCCAAACAGGATAGTTTCCGCCTCGCGTAGGCCCAAAGCATTGATACGGTTGCTCGATTCACAACAAATTGAA GTGGTTCTTCATTCCCGACTCTCAGTGGAGGATGTTCTTCGCTTGGTCGCCGAAAAAGTCGACCTTTCGTTTCCGGATTCGCAGTATTTTTGTTTaggattttcagataattt aaacaattttcactGGCTCGACGGCTCGGTAATTCTCTACGACCTGGTCGCGTCGACTTCAAATCCAAAAGGCACATTGACCTTGTCGCATCATGTCAG ATTCTTTGTGGACACGATTTACGAGGTTCAGTGCGCATCGACCGCCAAACTTTTCTTCTTCGACATTCATAATCAGCTAGCGAGa CACGAATTACTAGTGACCAGCGAAGACTACTTTGAACTGGTTGCAATTCTTGTATCCGTCTTCGTCCCCGATTGTCA AGAACACACAACGGCCGAAGCGATTTCTCGAATAATGCCAATGTCCCATCCACCGTATATTCTACTGAAAACCGATCAGAGTGAAGTGGAACGGAgagtttttgagaagtttcgaTATTACAGACGACTGCCTGTAGGTACTGGAATGATAAG tttcataaAGCTCGCCGAAAAGAGTGAATCGTATGGTTATCGAATGTATGAAGCTCTGAACGAAAACAATGATAAATGTATTCTATCAATTGGATATAAAGGAATTTACATTTATCGAAGAAGTCGACATCAGAATTTGATCACACCGTACCTCGCGTATCCGTGGAGAGTTATCGACAATTTGTATTATCGGGATAAGAAATTTTCCATCGAAATTCGGGAAccgaaaaa GAACGAAAGTAGCGAGAACGTGTCAGATGATGTGATCCTGATCAATGACCGGCAGCTGTCAGAAGCATTCAGCCACCCGACTACCCA AGTTTCCTGTGGTCGTCGCCGTTCAAACAATCAACAGCCGCGAGTTCTTCTATTCCCATTCACATGCCAAACTCCTCTCGTGTGCCGAACAGTTTGGATGTCAGCAATCGCCCAACATCGTTTCTTTTTGGAACGAAAGGAACTGAAAAAG AAAGGACATCATCATTCGCGAAACGCTGTCGTCGATCATCAGGAGCTCACCGAGAAGCTCAATCGACTTACCAGTACCAGCTCGTTGGGATCCAGTCTGCCTTCATTGag ctctctTCACTCGAACTCGTCGATCGGCACAATGCCGTCGGCGAAAATTGGCGACGGAAGTACATCAAGCCTTCCAATGTCATCAGCCAAGCCAATGTCAACACAAACATCGGAACCACAGTTACCAGATGTACCCGAACCGAATGAATCGCTTCACA ataaaacaaTCGACGAGTTCCAGAAGGATCAAGAGAAATGTGATCGATTGAAAGCTCGAAAAGCTGAACTCGAAATGAGGCttcgacaaaaaatgcaagaacTCAAGGATGTATGTGTCGAAGAGGGAGATATAACCGGAGAGATGCCTGTCGAAATTAACGACGTTGTGCTCCCCGGCGATGATTTTCCACGATTAAAGCGGCGAGTCGGGACAGCTTATTCGATTCCAGATGAATTGATTAAAGCTGATAAg gCTGATAAAATGAGCCAATTGGAAACTGACGTGGAGCTTCATCGACGGATTGTGGCGGCGGCTTCAAGGCTGGCAACTGATAAGAACACGAATAAATCAGTGAGAAAGAAGCGGCAGAAGGATCTTCAAGCAGCACGGCTCCGGCTCAATCGGCTCGAGCAGGGACTTCAACAAATGAGACATTCGGCGAGTAAACCGGATATTAGTAGCCTTACAAGTGATAGTAGCA actccTGGACAGCATCCAACTCGAGTGGACCGATGCTCACGATGGCGATGACGAAGAGCTGCCCTACGACGCCACGTGGATCGGTGCCAGATTTGAGAAATGGCTTGGACGATGAGAAAGacgaatttgatgaaaatgttgaagatCGTGTGTCCAGGAGGGCTCCGAG TGCAATATCCCGTCACTCCCTATCCCAACGATATTCTGGAGTTTCCTCTTCCTCCACAAGTTCCGGATCTGATTCTATGGGACTTGGGCTTCCACCACGTCCAACATCTCGAAAATCACAGCAACAACAGACGACACCGTTCGATGATCAACTCGACAATCCGATGATCTGCGAgattccaccaccaccatcttCTGCCGCCGCCCATCCACTGTTAGTAACCAACCTGTTGTCACGTGGCAAGACCACAGGGTGTCGTGTACTAACCGAATATTATCCAGTTCTGAAGAGGATCAgaacaaattattga
- the F07C6.4 gene encoding FERM domain-containing protein (Confirmed by transcript evidence), translated as MDDPNRIVSASRRPKALIRLLDSQQIEVVLHSRLSVEDVLRLVAEKVDLSFPDSQYFCLGFSDNLNNFHWLDGSVILYDLVASTSNPKGTLTLSHHVRFFVDTIYEVQCASTAKLFFFDIHNQLARHELLVTSEDYFELVAILVSVFVPDCQEHTTAEAISRIMPMSHPPYILLKTDQSEVERRVFEKFRYYRRLPVGTGMISFIKLAEKSESYGYRMYEALNENNDKCILSIGYKGIYIYRRSRHQNLITPYLAYPWRVIDNLYYRDKKFSIEIREPKKNESSENVSDDVILINDRQLSEAFSHPTTQVSCGRRRSNNQQPRVLLFPFTCQTPLVCRTVWMSAIAQHRFFLERKELKKKGHHHSRNAVVDHQELTEKLNRLTSTSSLGSSLPSLSSLHSNSSIGTMPSAKIGDGSTSSLPMSSAKPMSTQTSEPQLPDVPEPNESLHNKTIDEFQKDQEKCDRLKARKAELEMRLRQKMQELKDVCVEEGDITGEMPVEINDVVLPGDDFPRLKRRVGTAYSIPDELIKADKADKMSQLETDVELHRRIVAAASRLATDKNTNKSVRKKRQKDLQAARLRLNRLEQGLQQMRHSASKPDISSLTSDSSNSWTASNSSGPMLTMAMTKSCPTTPRGSVPDLRNGLDDEKDEFDENVEDRVSRRAPSAISRHSLSQRYSGVSSSSTSSGSDSMGLGLPPRPTSRKSQQQQTTPFDDQLDNPMICEIPPPPSSAAAHPLYENVGYRSTSYRSSYRQAHYPTIQDEHTQRKRAQSAHSISTDNGATGRTSTYSVPLNDAAQKFREYDYDDEEDSTPTMDLPSHLINVRRLTSSISCQAGFATASLDRRYSKLNGGRLSSGGGGSDDVVRQNVTTRITTFPVATSAATVILSGKPYSASELPRFQPPPPVARVTHMPRGSLPPYSSATMGAQSPAPPPNGKLPTNPQMEALLSYYKQQQQQQHQQQSRSAPSQQPKTATIV; from the exons ATGGACGACCCAAACAGGATAGTTTCCGCCTCGCGTAGGCCCAAAGCATTGATACGGTTGCTCGATTCACAACAAATTGAA GTGGTTCTTCATTCCCGACTCTCAGTGGAGGATGTTCTTCGCTTGGTCGCCGAAAAAGTCGACCTTTCGTTTCCGGATTCGCAGTATTTTTGTTTaggattttcagataattt aaacaattttcactGGCTCGACGGCTCGGTAATTCTCTACGACCTGGTCGCGTCGACTTCAAATCCAAAAGGCACATTGACCTTGTCGCATCATGTCAG ATTCTTTGTGGACACGATTTACGAGGTTCAGTGCGCATCGACCGCCAAACTTTTCTTCTTCGACATTCATAATCAGCTAGCGAGa CACGAATTACTAGTGACCAGCGAAGACTACTTTGAACTGGTTGCAATTCTTGTATCCGTCTTCGTCCCCGATTGTCA AGAACACACAACGGCCGAAGCGATTTCTCGAATAATGCCAATGTCCCATCCACCGTATATTCTACTGAAAACCGATCAGAGTGAAGTGGAACGGAgagtttttgagaagtttcgaTATTACAGACGACTGCCTGTAGGTACTGGAATGATAAG tttcataaAGCTCGCCGAAAAGAGTGAATCGTATGGTTATCGAATGTATGAAGCTCTGAACGAAAACAATGATAAATGTATTCTATCAATTGGATATAAAGGAATTTACATTTATCGAAGAAGTCGACATCAGAATTTGATCACACCGTACCTCGCGTATCCGTGGAGAGTTATCGACAATTTGTATTATCGGGATAAGAAATTTTCCATCGAAATTCGGGAAccgaaaaa GAACGAAAGTAGCGAGAACGTGTCAGATGATGTGATCCTGATCAATGACCGGCAGCTGTCAGAAGCATTCAGCCACCCGACTACCCA AGTTTCCTGTGGTCGTCGCCGTTCAAACAATCAACAGCCGCGAGTTCTTCTATTCCCATTCACATGCCAAACTCCTCTCGTGTGCCGAACAGTTTGGATGTCAGCAATCGCCCAACATCGTTTCTTTTTGGAACGAAAGGAACTGAAAAAG AAAGGACATCATCATTCGCGAAACGCTGTCGTCGATCATCAGGAGCTCACCGAGAAGCTCAATCGACTTACCAGTACCAGCTCGTTGGGATCCAGTCTGCCTTCATTGag ctctctTCACTCGAACTCGTCGATCGGCACAATGCCGTCGGCGAAAATTGGCGACGGAAGTACATCAAGCCTTCCAATGTCATCAGCCAAGCCAATGTCAACACAAACATCGGAACCACAGTTACCAGATGTACCCGAACCGAATGAATCGCTTCACA ataaaacaaTCGACGAGTTCCAGAAGGATCAAGAGAAATGTGATCGATTGAAAGCTCGAAAAGCTGAACTCGAAATGAGGCttcgacaaaaaatgcaagaacTCAAGGATGTATGTGTCGAAGAGGGAGATATAACCGGAGAGATGCCTGTCGAAATTAACGACGTTGTGCTCCCCGGCGATGATTTTCCACGATTAAAGCGGCGAGTCGGGACAGCTTATTCGATTCCAGATGAATTGATTAAAGCTGATAAg gCTGATAAAATGAGCCAATTGGAAACTGACGTGGAGCTTCATCGACGGATTGTGGCGGCGGCTTCAAGGCTGGCAACTGATAAGAACACGAATAAATCAGTGAGAAAGAAGCGGCAGAAGGATCTTCAAGCAGCACGGCTCCGGCTCAATCGGCTCGAGCAGGGACTTCAACAAATGAGACATTCGGCGAGTAAACCGGATATTAGTAGCCTTACAAGTGATAGTAGCA actccTGGACAGCATCCAACTCGAGTGGACCGATGCTCACGATGGCGATGACGAAGAGCTGCCCTACGACGCCACGTGGATCGGTGCCAGATTTGAGAAATGGCTTGGACGATGAGAAAGacgaatttgatgaaaatgttgaagatCGTGTGTCCAGGAGGGCTCCGAG TGCAATATCCCGTCACTCCCTATCCCAACGATATTCTGGAGTTTCCTCTTCCTCCACAAGTTCCGGATCTGATTCTATGGGACTTGGGCTTCCACCACGTCCAACATCTCGAAAATCACAGCAACAACAGACGACACCGTTCGATGATCAACTCGACAATCCGATGATCTGCGAgattccaccaccaccatcttCTGCCGCCGCCCATCCACT ctacGAAAACGTCGGCTACCGTTCCACATCGTATCGAAGCAGTTACCGGCAGGCACACTATCCTACAATTCAG GACGAGCATACCCAACGAAAACGTGCTCAATCTGCACATTCTATAAGTACAGATAATGGAGCAACAGGAAGAACATCCACATATTCTGTCCCACTAAATGATGctgctcaaaaattccgagaatatgattatgatgatgaagaagattcTACACCGACAATGGATCTTCCTAGTCATCTTATCAATGTTCGACGTCTAACATCCTCAATTTCATGTCAAGCTGGATTTGCCACTGCAAGCTTGGATCGTCGATATTCGAAACTTAATGGAGGAAGATTATCATCAGGTGGTGGTGGATCGGATGATGTTGTTCGACAGAATGTTACTACTAGAATCACAACATTCCCTGTCGCTACGTCAGCGGCTACCGTAATCTTATCCGG aAAACCTTACTCTGCATCAGAACTTCCTCGATTTCAACCACCTCCTCCAGTTGCCCGTGTCACACATATGCCACGTGGATCCCTGCCACCGTACTCCTCCGCGACAATGGGAGCACAATCACCGGCTCCTCCGCCaaacggaaaattgccgaCAAATCCGCAAATGGAGGCACTTTTATCATATTATAAGcagcaacagcaacaacaacatcaGCAGCAATCACGGTCAGCGCCATCTCAACAGCCCAAGACGGCGACAATTGTCTAG
- the F07C6.4 gene encoding FERM domain-containing protein (Confirmed by transcript evidence): MDDPNRIVSASRRPKALIRLLDSQQIEVVLHSRLSVEDVLRLVAEKVDLSFPDSQYFCLGFSDNLNNFHWLDGSVILYDLVASTSNPKGTLTLSHHVRFFVDTIYEVQCASTAKLFFFDIHNQLARHELLVTSEDYFELVAILVSVFVPDCQEHTTAEAISRIMPMSHPPYILLKTDQSEVERRVFEKFRYYRRLPVGTGMISFIKLAEKSESYGYRMYEALNENNDKCILSIGYKGIYIYRRSRHQNLITPYLAYPWRVIDNLYYRDKKFSIEIREPKKNESSENVSDDVILINDRQLSEAFSHPTTQVSCGRRRSNNQQPRVLLFPFTCQTPLVCRTVWMSAIAQHRFFLERKELKKVSGDLLFFLPFLFRQSVLLLVFQSPFRPGGAHFAQKA, from the exons ATGGACGACCCAAACAGGATAGTTTCCGCCTCGCGTAGGCCCAAAGCATTGATACGGTTGCTCGATTCACAACAAATTGAA GTGGTTCTTCATTCCCGACTCTCAGTGGAGGATGTTCTTCGCTTGGTCGCCGAAAAAGTCGACCTTTCGTTTCCGGATTCGCAGTATTTTTGTTTaggattttcagataattt aaacaattttcactGGCTCGACGGCTCGGTAATTCTCTACGACCTGGTCGCGTCGACTTCAAATCCAAAAGGCACATTGACCTTGTCGCATCATGTCAG ATTCTTTGTGGACACGATTTACGAGGTTCAGTGCGCATCGACCGCCAAACTTTTCTTCTTCGACATTCATAATCAGCTAGCGAGa CACGAATTACTAGTGACCAGCGAAGACTACTTTGAACTGGTTGCAATTCTTGTATCCGTCTTCGTCCCCGATTGTCA AGAACACACAACGGCCGAAGCGATTTCTCGAATAATGCCAATGTCCCATCCACCGTATATTCTACTGAAAACCGATCAGAGTGAAGTGGAACGGAgagtttttgagaagtttcgaTATTACAGACGACTGCCTGTAGGTACTGGAATGATAAG tttcataaAGCTCGCCGAAAAGAGTGAATCGTATGGTTATCGAATGTATGAAGCTCTGAACGAAAACAATGATAAATGTATTCTATCAATTGGATATAAAGGAATTTACATTTATCGAAGAAGTCGACATCAGAATTTGATCACACCGTACCTCGCGTATCCGTGGAGAGTTATCGACAATTTGTATTATCGGGATAAGAAATTTTCCATCGAAATTCGGGAAccgaaaaa GAACGAAAGTAGCGAGAACGTGTCAGATGATGTGATCCTGATCAATGACCGGCAGCTGTCAGAAGCATTCAGCCACCCGACTACCCA AGTTTCCTGTGGTCGTCGCCGTTCAAACAATCAACAGCCGCGAGTTCTTCTATTCCCATTCACATGCCAAACTCCTCTCGTGTGCCGAACAGTTTGGATGTCAGCAATCGCCCAACATCGTTTCTTTTTGGAACGAAAGGAACTGAAAAAGGTGAGCGGTGATCTACTTTTCTTTCTACCTTTTCTCTTCCGTCAGTCCGTTCTCTTACTCGTTTTCCAATCTCCTTTCCGTCCGGGGGGCGCCCATTTTGCGCAGAAGGCGTGA